A window from Pseudooceanicola algae encodes these proteins:
- a CDS encoding response regulator — protein sequence MALRDQIRIMVVDDMSTSRGLITQALDAFGIRNVASTSDGPSALKALESAPVHLVISDFNMPGMDGLQMLHHLRTNAKTKGVGFILITGKADKAIIDKGKQLGMNNFLKKPFEPNDLRACIEAVVGRL from the coding sequence ATGGCCCTGCGAGACCAGATCAGAATCATGGTTGTGGATGACATGTCTACGAGCCGCGGGTTGATCACCCAGGCGCTGGATGCATTCGGGATCCGAAATGTTGCGTCGACATCAGATGGGCCTTCCGCGCTGAAAGCTTTGGAATCCGCCCCTGTGCACCTGGTGATTTCGGACTTCAACATGCCCGGTATGGACGGGCTGCAAATGCTGCATCACCTCAGGACCAACGCCAAGACCAAGGGGGTCGGGTTTATCCTGATTACAGGTAAGGCCGACAAGGCTATCATCGACAAGGGTAAACAGTTGGGAATGAACAATTTCTTGAAAAAACCCTTTGAGCCGAATGATCTGCGCGCCTGCATCGAGGCGGTCGTCGGACGACTCTGA
- a CDS encoding patatin-like phospholipase family protein, protein MAETKRINLALQGGGAHGAYTWGVLDRLLEDEGLEVAAITGTSAGAMNAAAYKAGWVKGGRDGARAELDWFWQQMGAVRDDNIFSWMTAGLPAPGAAQLGRSMEMSYAGTVSDMLSLVTTPYALGPFYRNPLRAIVERFDFEAICGGEGPELFICATKVRDGKIRVFEKDELTTDAILASACLPTAFRAIEFFDARSGRVEAFWDGGFSGNPALFPLFHGELPDDVVIVNINPLERDELPMLPNEIHNRINEISFNSSLLRELRAVEYVQRLIADGKVTQNEKKRVFVHMISDDDTMLDLSMVTKTFPNGYLLNSLKAAGRASAEKFLEAHRDDLGHRSSVNLVEMFN, encoded by the coding sequence ATGGCCGAAACCAAACGGATCAACCTTGCCCTGCAGGGCGGCGGGGCCCATGGCGCCTATACCTGGGGTGTGCTGGACCGACTGCTGGAAGACGAGGGCCTGGAGGTGGCGGCGATCACCGGCACATCTGCCGGGGCGATGAATGCGGCGGCCTACAAGGCCGGTTGGGTCAAGGGCGGCCGGGACGGGGCGCGGGCCGAGCTCGACTGGTTCTGGCAGCAGATGGGTGCGGTCCGTGACGACAATATCTTCAGCTGGATGACCGCCGGGCTGCCGGCACCGGGGGCCGCGCAATTGGGCCGCTCGATGGAGATGTCCTATGCCGGCACCGTGTCGGACATGCTCAGCCTGGTGACCACGCCCTATGCGCTCGGGCCGTTTTATCGCAACCCGCTGCGCGCCATCGTCGAGCGTTTCGATTTCGAGGCGATCTGCGGCGGCGAGGGCCCCGAGCTGTTCATCTGCGCCACCAAGGTGCGGGACGGCAAGATCCGGGTCTTTGAAAAGGACGAGCTGACGACCGACGCGATCCTTGCCTCGGCCTGCCTGCCGACTGCCTTCCGCGCCATCGAGTTCTTCGATGCCCGGTCAGGCCGTGTCGAGGCCTTCTGGGACGGCGGCTTCAGCGGCAATCCCGCGCTTTTCCCGCTGTTTCACGGTGAACTGCCCGACGACGTGGTGATCGTGAACATCAACCCGCTGGAGCGCGATGAACTGCCGATGCTGCCCAACGAGATCCACAACCGGATCAACGAGATCAGCTTCAATTCCTCGCTCCTGCGGGAATTGCGCGCAGTGGAATACGTCCAGCGGCTGATCGCCGATGGCAAGGTGACCCAGAACGAAAAGAAACGGGTTTTCGTGCACATGATCTCTGACGATGACACGATGCTGGATCTCAGCATGGTGACCAAGACCTTCCCCAACGGTTATCTGTTGAATTCGCTGAAGGCCGCCGGTCGTGCCTCGGCAGAAAAATTTCTTGAGGCGCATCGCGATGACCTCGGCCACCGCTCCAGTGTGAACCTGGTCGAGATGTTCAACTAA
- the tsf gene encoding translation elongation factor Ts, with protein sequence MAITAAQVKELREMTGAGMMDAKKALTENDGDTEAAVDWLRTKGLAKAAKKAGRTAAEGLVAVAVEGGKGVAVEVNSETDFVGKNAEFQEMVASIAKAALGVADVDALKTTEVNGKPVETLITDKIATIGENMTLRRMASIEGDQVVSYVHNAVADGMGKIGVLVALKGDNEAFGKQVAMHIAAVNPASLGEADLDQALVERERSVLTEQARESGKPENIIENMIKGRMKKFLSEVTLLGQSFVINPDLTVEAAAKEAGVEIAGFVRLEVGEGIEKVQEDFAAEVAKAAKV encoded by the coding sequence ATGGCGATCACTGCTGCACAGGTTAAAGAACTGCGCGAGATGACCGGCGCAGGCATGATGGATGCCAAGAAGGCGCTGACCGAAAACGACGGCGACACCGAAGCCGCCGTCGACTGGCTGCGCACCAAGGGCCTCGCCAAGGCGGCCAAGAAAGCCGGCCGTACCGCCGCCGAAGGCCTCGTTGCCGTCGCGGTCGAAGGTGGCAAGGGCGTCGCCGTGGAAGTGAACTCGGAAACCGACTTCGTCGGCAAGAACGCCGAATTCCAGGAAATGGTCGCTTCGATCGCCAAGGCCGCGCTCGGTGTTGCCGATGTCGACGCGCTGAAGACCACCGAGGTCAACGGCAAGCCGGTCGAGACCCTGATCACCGACAAGATCGCAACCATCGGCGAAAACATGACCCTGCGCCGGATGGCCTCCATCGAAGGCGATCAGGTCGTGTCCTACGTGCACAACGCGGTTGCGGATGGCATGGGCAAGATCGGTGTGCTGGTTGCGCTGAAAGGCGACAACGAAGCCTTCGGCAAGCAGGTCGCGATGCATATCGCCGCCGTCAACCCGGCCTCGCTCGGCGAAGCCGACCTGGACCAGGCGCTGGTCGAGCGCGAGCGTTCGGTTCTGACCGAGCAGGCCCGTGAATCCGGCAAGCCCGAGAACATCATCGAGAACATGATCAAGGGCCGGATGAAGAAGTTCCTGTCCGAAGTCACGCTTCTGGGGCAGTCCTTCGTCATCAACCCCGACCTGACGGTCGAGGCCGCGGCCAAGGAAGCCGGTGTCGAGATCGCCGGGTTCGTGCGTCTCGAAGTTGGTGAAGGCATCGAAAAGGTCCAGGAAGACTTCGCAGCCGAAGTCGCCAAGGCCGCCAAAGTCTGA
- the rpsB gene encoding 30S ribosomal protein S2 yields the protein MALPEFSMRQLLEAGVHFGHQTQRWNPRMGEFIYGARNGIHILDLTQTVPMLDQALNVIRDTVARGGRVLFVGTKRQAAQPVADAAERCAQYYMNHRWLGGTLTNWKTVSQSINRLKEIDEKLEGGAEGLTKKERLGMEREQTKLQASLGGIREMGGVPDLLFVIDVKKEQLAIAEAKKLGIPVVAIVDTNCSPDGIDFIIPGNDDAARAISLYCDLASRAAIDGMTAQLGAAGVDMGEFVDVVEEEVTAEAPAEA from the coding sequence ATGGCTCTTCCCGAGTTCTCCATGCGTCAGCTGCTCGAAGCTGGCGTTCACTTTGGCCACCAGACGCAACGCTGGAACCCCCGCATGGGCGAGTTCATCTATGGCGCGCGTAACGGCATCCACATTCTTGACCTCACGCAGACCGTCCCGATGCTGGACCAGGCGCTGAACGTCATCCGCGACACCGTCGCCCGCGGCGGCCGTGTTCTCTTCGTCGGCACCAAGCGTCAGGCTGCCCAGCCCGTCGCCGATGCCGCAGAGCGATGCGCACAATACTACATGAACCACCGTTGGCTCGGCGGCACGCTGACCAACTGGAAGACCGTTTCCCAGTCGATCAACCGCCTGAAGGAAATTGACGAGAAGCTCGAAGGCGGCGCCGAAGGCCTGACCAAGAAAGAGCGTCTGGGCATGGAACGCGAACAGACCAAACTGCAGGCCTCGCTCGGCGGGATCCGCGAAATGGGCGGCGTGCCGGACCTGCTTTTCGTCATCGACGTCAAGAAAGAGCAGCTCGCCATCGCCGAAGCCAAGAAGCTGGGCATCCCGGTTGTCGCCATCGTCGACACCAACTGCTCGCCCGACGGCATCGACTTCATCATCCCCGGCAACGATGACGCGGCCCGTGCGATTTCGCTGTACTGCGATCTCGCCTCCCGCGCAGCCATCGACGGCATGACCGCCCAGCTGGGCGCGGCCGGCGTCGACATGGGTGAATTCGTTGACGTGGTCGAAGAAGAAGTCACCGCCGAAGCCCCCGCCGAGGCCTGA
- a CDS encoding MFS transporter yields MQSKPLQTLFAGPLTRFIAASGLTNLSDGIATLAWAWIATLLTRDPLLVALMPVALRVPWALGAIPAGLITDRHDRRRLILIADGLRCGCFAVAAVAILWALPLKAAPVSGVSNPGLFALLMLTALVIGGAEVLRDNAAQTLVPSLVPPAALERANGRLWSVELIGNALLGPSIGAVLIAVSLPLPFAFNALALGVAVLIVLRMKVPPRQSQGGRNWRAEVAEGFSFLKGQPVLRLLAWVTGVWNMLHQMVVIALILHVQENLGLGPRAYGLILAAGALGGILGGFVGDRVVRAIGRGRGAQWTLLFSALAFLALPLAQSALGVALILFAFECAGLIWNTISVAYRQRAIPDSLLGRVNSLYRLLAWGMMPLGLVLSGWITRGADRILPRELALTMPFFIAALGAACLVALAWRALGRSFED; encoded by the coding sequence ATGCAGTCGAAGCCTTTGCAGACCCTGTTTGCCGGCCCCTTGACCCGTTTCATCGCTGCCAGCGGTCTGACCAACCTGTCCGACGGGATTGCGACGCTGGCATGGGCCTGGATCGCGACGCTGCTGACCCGAGACCCTCTGCTGGTGGCGCTGATGCCGGTCGCGCTGCGCGTGCCCTGGGCCCTGGGGGCAATCCCGGCCGGGCTGATCACCGACCGCCATGACCGCCGCCGGTTGATCCTTATCGCCGATGGGCTGCGTTGCGGCTGTTTCGCCGTCGCCGCGGTGGCGATCCTTTGGGCGCTGCCGCTGAAGGCGGCGCCGGTCAGTGGCGTTTCTAACCCTGGTCTCTTCGCCCTGCTGATGCTGACCGCTCTGGTCATCGGCGGCGCCGAGGTGTTGCGTGACAACGCCGCACAGACGCTGGTGCCAAGCCTTGTACCCCCGGCGGCGCTGGAGCGTGCGAATGGCCGCCTCTGGAGCGTCGAGTTGATCGGAAATGCGCTTCTGGGGCCTTCGATAGGTGCTGTCTTGATCGCTGTCAGTCTGCCTTTACCCTTTGCCTTCAATGCGCTGGCCCTCGGTGTTGCGGTGCTGATCGTGTTGCGCATGAAGGTGCCGCCCCGCCAGTCGCAAGGGGGGCGGAACTGGCGCGCCGAAGTGGCCGAGGGGTTTTCGTTTCTCAAGGGGCAACCGGTCCTGCGCTTGTTGGCCTGGGTCACCGGTGTCTGGAACATGCTCCATCAAATGGTGGTCATCGCGCTGATACTGCATGTTCAGGAAAACCTCGGCCTCGGCCCGCGCGCCTATGGGCTGATCTTGGCAGCGGGGGCTTTGGGCGGAATCCTTGGCGGTTTCGTGGGGGACCGGGTCGTGCGGGCGATCGGGCGTGGACGCGGGGCGCAATGGACATTGCTGTTCTCGGCGCTGGCATTTCTGGCGCTGCCACTGGCACAAAGCGCGCTTGGTGTGGCGCTGATCCTCTTTGCCTTCGAATGCGCCGGGTTGATCTGGAACACCATCTCGGTCGCCTATCGCCAAAGGGCCATCCCGGATTCCCTTTTGGGCCGGGTCAATTCGCTCTACCGGCTTCTTGCCTGGGGAATGATGCCATTGGGCCTGGTCCTGTCGGGCTGGATCACCCGCGGTGCCGACAGGATCCTGCCGCGGGAACTGGCGCTCACCATGCCGTTTTTCATTGCGGCACTCGGCGCTGCCTGCCTGGTGGCTTTGGCTTGGCGCGCACTCGGCAGATCCTTTGAGGATTGA
- a CDS encoding helix-turn-helix transcriptional regulator: MMRRDYLEHLTNAQSIEELWTLHCDKMADYGFDRLLYGFTRYRTPTSLGDPEDFVILTNHQAEYREAFLGKGLYFHAPMVRWALENEGACSWRILGEMTNNGVLTESERRVIEFNRSMNVTVGYSISFKSISPRTKGAIALTARPGIDQDEIDAMWAENGRDIVIMNNVAHLKILTLPYTGLSRELTRRQREALHWVGDGKTTQDIALLMGLTSATVEKHLRLARVTLNVETTAQAVLKAAFLNQIYVLDA; this comes from the coding sequence ATGATGCGTCGTGACTATCTCGAACATCTGACAAATGCCCAGAGCATCGAAGAACTCTGGACGCTTCATTGCGACAAGATGGCTGATTACGGCTTTGACCGGCTTCTTTACGGTTTCACCCGTTATCGAACCCCTACATCTCTGGGGGATCCCGAAGACTTCGTGATTCTGACCAATCATCAAGCTGAGTATCGCGAAGCATTCCTTGGCAAAGGCCTTTATTTTCATGCCCCCATGGTCCGCTGGGCACTGGAGAACGAAGGCGCCTGTTCTTGGCGCATTCTGGGCGAAATGACCAACAACGGCGTATTGACCGAAAGCGAACGCCGGGTGATCGAATTCAATCGATCAATGAATGTCACCGTGGGATATTCGATCTCTTTCAAATCCATTTCTCCGCGCACCAAGGGGGCTATTGCGCTGACGGCCCGTCCCGGAATCGATCAGGACGAGATCGACGCGATGTGGGCCGAAAATGGCCGCGATATCGTCATCATGAACAATGTCGCGCATCTCAAGATCCTCACCCTGCCCTACACCGGCCTTTCGCGCGAATTGACCCGGCGCCAGCGCGAAGCACTCCATTGGGTCGGGGACGGCAAGACCACCCAGGATATCGCGCTTCTGATGGGGCTGACCTCGGCCACGGTTGAAAAGCACCTCCGGCTTGCCCGCGTCACTCTGAACGTCGAAACCACCGCTCAGGCGGTTCTGAAGGCCGCCTTCCTAAACCAGATCTACGTCCTGGACGCGTGA
- a CDS encoding 3-hydroxybutyrate dehydrogenase: protein MSVKGKTAIITGSNSGIGLGIARELAKVGAHVVLNSFTDSEADHKLAADMATEFGTEVRYIQGDMSKGDQCRALIEKAGVCDILVNNAGIQHVAPIDEFPAAKWDAIIAINLTSAFHTTAAALPMMRKAGWGRIINVASAHGLRASPFKSAYVSAKHGIVGMTKTVGLETAKENITANAICPGYVLTPLVEAQIPDTAKEYNMSEDEVIEKVILAKQPSKDFVTVEQIGGIAIFLCSDAAAQITGTAMSVDGGWTAE, encoded by the coding sequence ATGAGTGTTAAAGGCAAGACCGCCATCATCACGGGATCGAATTCGGGCATCGGCCTGGGAATCGCGCGGGAACTGGCGAAGGTGGGGGCGCATGTTGTGCTGAATTCCTTCACCGACAGCGAGGCCGATCACAAGCTGGCCGCCGACATGGCGACCGAATTCGGCACCGAGGTCCGCTATATTCAGGGCGACATGTCGAAAGGTGATCAATGCCGCGCGCTGATCGAAAAGGCGGGGGTCTGCGATATCCTGGTCAACAACGCCGGTATCCAGCACGTCGCGCCGATAGACGAATTTCCTGCCGCGAAATGGGATGCGATCATCGCCATCAACCTGACCAGCGCCTTTCATACAACCGCCGCCGCGCTGCCGATGATGCGCAAGGCCGGCTGGGGGCGGATCATCAACGTGGCCTCGGCTCATGGCCTGCGCGCCAGCCCGTTCAAATCCGCCTATGTCAGCGCCAAGCACGGGATCGTCGGCATGACCAAGACCGTCGGTCTTGAAACCGCCAAGGAGAACATCACCGCTAATGCGATCTGCCCCGGCTATGTGCTGACTCCGCTGGTCGAGGCGCAGATCCCCGACACCGCCAAGGAATACAACATGTCCGAGGATGAGGTGATCGAGAAGGTGATCCTGGCCAAGCAGCCCAGCAAGGACTTCGTCACCGTCGAACAGATCGGTGGAATCGCGATCTTCCTCTGTTCGGACGCGGCCGCGCAGATCACCGGCACGGCGATGAGCGTAGATGGCGGCTGGACCGCCGAATAA
- a CDS encoding extracellular solute-binding protein, translating to MYGDPALPPDFVSLPYADPDAPKGGTLVDGNTGGFDSLNPFIQKGTPPWQLRFLTHESLLIRNYDEPFALYGLLAESVETDPDRKWVEFTLRPEARFSDGSPVTVEDVIWSYETLGTIGNPRYLGLWQQIDSIAQTGPRSLRITFNADNRELALIAGLRPILKKAQWEGKDFSDSGLTEVPIGSAPYVVDSFTAGRNVVLKRDPDYWGNDLPVRRGTNNADTYRIEFYGDQNVLFEAFKAGELSYLREFNAENWARDYDFPAVARGDIVKTEIPSQRPSGMTGFVMNTRQPPFDDMRVRDALLSAFNFEYINETITGGRQPRISSYFSGSQLAMQPGPAEGRVAEMLAPFADSLPPEAMTGYALPAGDGSARNRRNVGHAADLLAEAGWTVQDNVLKNVQGQPFTFEILLSQGNRQDQSIIDIYLNALARLGITPVVTAVDNAQYELRVADFDFGMTSFRRQLSLSPGNEQKLYWGSAQADQPGSRNLMGLKSPAADAMIDTMLQARSSEDFIAATRALDRILTSGRYVIPLFSYDVGRIAHVRDLTWSGKVPIYGDGVYFMPETWWFDDSP from the coding sequence ATGTATGGGGACCCTGCGCTGCCACCGGATTTTGTGTCCCTGCCCTATGCCGACCCCGATGCGCCGAAAGGCGGCACGCTGGTGGATGGCAATACCGGCGGCTTTGACAGCCTCAATCCCTTTATCCAGAAGGGCACCCCGCCCTGGCAGCTGCGCTTTCTGACCCACGAAAGCCTGCTGATCCGCAATTACGACGAACCCTTCGCGCTTTACGGTCTGCTGGCCGAATCGGTGGAAACCGATCCGGACCGTAAATGGGTCGAATTCACCCTGCGCCCCGAGGCCCGGTTTTCCGACGGCAGCCCGGTCACGGTCGAGGATGTGATCTGGTCCTACGAGACCCTCGGGACCATCGGCAATCCCCGCTACCTCGGGCTATGGCAGCAGATCGACAGCATCGCGCAGACCGGGCCACGCAGCCTGCGGATCACTTTCAACGCCGATAACCGCGAACTGGCCCTGATCGCCGGCCTGCGCCCGATCCTGAAGAAGGCGCAGTGGGAGGGCAAGGATTTCTCCGATTCGGGCCTGACCGAGGTCCCCATCGGCTCTGCCCCCTATGTGGTCGACAGCTTCACCGCCGGGCGCAACGTGGTGCTGAAACGCGACCCCGATTACTGGGGCAATGATCTGCCGGTGCGGCGTGGCACCAATAACGCCGATACCTATAGAATCGAATTCTACGGCGACCAGAACGTTCTGTTCGAGGCTTTCAAGGCCGGCGAATTGTCCTACTTGCGCGAATTCAACGCCGAAAACTGGGCCCGCGATTACGATTTTCCCGCCGTGGCCCGGGGCGACATCGTGAAGACCGAGATCCCGTCGCAGCGTCCCTCGGGCATGACCGGTTTCGTGATGAACACGCGCCAGCCGCCCTTTGATGACATGAGGGTGCGCGATGCGCTGCTAAGCGCCTTCAACTTCGAATATATCAACGAAACCATCACCGGCGGGCGACAGCCGCGCATCAGTTCGTATTTCTCGGGCTCGCAACTGGCAATGCAGCCGGGGCCCGCCGAAGGGCGCGTGGCCGAGATGCTGGCGCCCTTCGCCGACAGCCTGCCGCCCGAGGCGATGACCGGCTATGCCCTGCCGGCCGGCGACGGGTCGGCGCGCAACCGTCGCAACGTGGGCCATGCGGCGGATCTGTTAGCCGAGGCGGGCTGGACCGTGCAGGACAACGTGCTGAAGAACGTACAAGGCCAGCCCTTCACCTTCGAAATCCTGTTGTCGCAGGGCAATCGTCAGGACCAGTCGATCATCGACATCTACCTCAACGCCCTTGCGCGCCTAGGCATCACGCCCGTCGTGACGGCTGTGGACAATGCGCAATATGAACTGCGGGTCGCGGATTTCGATTTCGGCATGACCAGTTTCCGCCGTCAGTTGTCGCTGTCCCCGGGGAATGAACAAAAGCTCTACTGGGGCTCGGCGCAGGCCGATCAGCCCGGGTCGCGCAACCTGATGGGGCTGAAAAGCCCGGCTGCCGACGCGATGATCGACACCATGCTGCAGGCCCGCAGTTCCGAGGATTTCATCGCCGCCACCCGCGCGCTTGACCGCATCCTGACAAGCGGGCGCTACGTGATCCCGCTGTTCAGCTATGATGTGGGCCGCATTGCCCATGTCCGGGATCTGACCTGGTCCGGCAAGGTGCCGATCTATGGCGATGGCGTCTATTTCATGCCCGAAACCTGGTGGTTCGACGACAGCCCATAG
- a CDS encoding PfkB family carbohydrate kinase has product MTTRKDILCIGAVLWDIIGRSASHMRQGSDVPGRITRLPGGVAMNIAMTLANFGMRPVLLGAIGRDPEGDELVAACAGLGMDITHLYRSEDLPTDRYMAVEGANGLIAAIADAHSLEAAGSKILRPLTDGRLGHAKAPFDGLVALDGNLTRSLLEEIAAAPAFARADLRVAPASPGKAERLMPFLAHGRALLYVNLEEAGLLCQADFSDSAEAAAGLLARGASRALVTDGSRPACDGGPEGLISLPPPEVLVTRVTGAGDTFMAAHIVAEAEGASRQEALSGALRAAARYVSGETAL; this is encoded by the coding sequence ATGACGACACGCAAGGACATTCTCTGCATCGGGGCGGTGCTCTGGGACATCATCGGACGCTCGGCCAGCCATATGCGCCAGGGATCGGATGTGCCGGGGCGGATCACCCGCCTGCCCGGCGGCGTGGCGATGAACATTGCCATGACCCTGGCGAATTTCGGCATGCGTCCCGTTCTGCTGGGCGCTATCGGGCGCGATCCCGAAGGGGATGAACTGGTCGCGGCCTGTGCCGGACTGGGGATGGATATCACGCATCTTTATCGCTCCGAAGATCTGCCGACGGATCGCTACATGGCGGTCGAGGGCGCAAACGGGCTGATTGCGGCCATTGCAGATGCGCATTCCCTGGAAGCGGCCGGATCCAAGATCCTGCGTCCGCTGACCGATGGGCGGCTGGGCCACGCCAAGGCGCCTTTCGACGGGTTGGTGGCGCTGGATGGCAACCTGACCCGCAGCCTGCTGGAGGAAATCGCCGCCGCGCCCGCCTTTGCCCGCGCCGATCTGCGTGTGGCCCCCGCATCGCCCGGCAAGGCCGAACGCCTGATGCCCTTTCTGGCCCACGGGCGCGCACTGCTTTACGTCAATCTGGAAGAAGCCGGTCTGCTGTGTCAGGCCGATTTCAGTGATTCCGCCGAGGCGGCAGCCGGGTTGCTGGCCCGTGGGGCGTCGCGGGCGCTGGTGACCGATGGTTCCCGTCCCGCCTGCGACGGCGGCCCCGAGGGGCTGATCAGCCTGCCCCCGCCCGAGGTTCTGGTGACCCGTGTCACCGGCGCGGGCGATACATTCATGGCTGCCCATATCGTTGCCGAAGCCGAAGGCGCTTCGCGGCAGGAGGCCCTGTCTGGGGCGCTTCGGGCGGCTGCACGTTACGTTTCGGGCGAAACCGCCCTGTGA
- a CDS encoding pseudouridine-5'-phosphate glycosidase: MFSLKKSAELIAAQEAGKPVVALESTIITHGMPYPQNLETARMVEDDIRAAGAVPATMAVIDGQLHAGLEAEELEALARAKDVAKLSRADLAACMAQGGTGATTVAATMIAARLAGISVFATGGIGGVHRGAEDSFDISADLAELAQTAVTVVAAGAKAILDIPKTLEVLETNGVPVIAYGQAAFPAFWSRDSGLTAPLSMNSAAEIAASHKMRALLGLPGGQLVGNPVPEVEEIPKSEITPIIGKALTEAQEQGISGKAVTPFLLQRIFELTEGRSLVTNIALVRNNARLAAEIARHLAA, from the coding sequence ATGTTCTCTCTCAAGAAATCCGCCGAACTGATCGCCGCACAAGAGGCCGGCAAGCCGGTCGTGGCGCTGGAAAGCACCATCATCACCCATGGGATGCCCTATCCGCAGAACCTTGAGACCGCGCGCATGGTCGAAGACGACATCCGCGCTGCCGGGGCGGTGCCGGCCACGATGGCGGTGATCGATGGCCAGCTGCATGCCGGGCTGGAAGCCGAGGAGCTTGAGGCGCTGGCCCGCGCCAAGGACGTGGCCAAGCTGTCGCGCGCCGATCTGGCCGCCTGCATGGCGCAGGGTGGCACAGGGGCGACCACTGTGGCCGCAACGATGATCGCCGCGCGGCTGGCGGGTATTTCGGTCTTTGCCACCGGCGGCATCGGCGGCGTGCACCGCGGGGCCGAAGACAGCTTTGACATCTCGGCCGACCTGGCCGAACTGGCGCAGACAGCCGTGACCGTGGTCGCCGCCGGCGCCAAGGCGATCCTCGACATCCCCAAGACGCTGGAAGTGCTGGAAACCAACGGCGTGCCGGTCATCGCCTATGGCCAGGCTGCCTTCCCTGCTTTCTGGTCGCGCGATTCCGGCCTGACCGCGCCCCTGTCGATGAACAGCGCCGCAGAGATCGCGGCGTCCCACAAGATGCGTGCCCTTCTGGGGCTACCTGGCGGCCAATTGGTCGGCAACCCGGTCCCCGAGGTCGAGGAGATCCCGAAATCCGAGATCACGCCGATCATCGGCAAGGCTCTGACCGAGGCTCAGGAACAAGGGATCAGCGGCAAGGCGGTCACCCCCTTCCTGCTGCAGCGGATCTTCGAGTTGACCGAAGGGCGGTCGTTGGTCACCAATATTGCGCTGGTGCGCAACAATGCCCGTCTGGCGGCGGAAATCGCCCGGCATCTCGCGGCATAA
- a CDS encoding DUF502 domain-containing protein, protein MNDPLQDHNPQRPGLFARLRSSFLTGIVVILPVFLTIWLFWTLLGWVDGFVLPLVPVRFQPEQYIGINLRGVGIIIFLIFTIMVGWLAKGLIGRSLIRYAESIVDRMPFIRSVYSGAKQIAETVFAQQDRSFDQACMVEYPRKGIWAVGFISTEAKGEINLRAQTSSRLLSVFVPTTPNPTSGFLLYFPEEDVIPLDMTIEDAAKLVISAGLVYPPSRDETAQVLPVGDKVSDKAAE, encoded by the coding sequence ATGAACGACCCCCTGCAAGACCACAACCCGCAGCGACCGGGCCTGTTTGCCCGGCTGCGGTCGTCCTTCCTGACGGGGATCGTGGTGATCCTGCCGGTCTTCCTGACGATCTGGTTGTTCTGGACCCTTCTGGGATGGGTCGATGGCTTTGTCCTGCCGCTGGTGCCGGTGCGGTTCCAGCCCGAGCAGTACATCGGCATCAACCTGCGCGGCGTCGGGATCATCATCTTCCTGATCTTCACGATCATGGTGGGCTGGCTCGCCAAGGGGCTGATCGGGCGGTCGCTGATCCGCTACGCCGAAAGCATCGTGGACCGGATGCCCTTTATCCGGTCGGTCTATTCCGGGGCCAAGCAGATCGCGGAAACCGTCTTTGCGCAGCAGGACCGCAGCTTTGATCAGGCCTGCATGGTGGAATATCCGCGCAAGGGCATCTGGGCCGTCGGCTTCATCTCGACCGAAGCGAAGGGTGAAATCAATCTGCGGGCCCAGACGTCATCGCGGCTGCTGTCGGTCTTTGTGCCGACCACACCGAACCCGACATCCGGCTTTCTGCTCTACTTCCCCGAAGAGGACGTGATCCCGCTCGACATGACGATCGAAGACGCGGCCAAGCTGGTGATCTCGGCCGGGCTGGTCTATCCGCCGTCACGGGACGAAACGGCGCAGGTGCTGCCGGTCGGCGACAAGGTCAGCGACAAGGCTGCTGAATAA